Proteins encoded within one genomic window of Oryza brachyantha chromosome 7, ObraRS2, whole genome shotgun sequence:
- the LOC102703138 gene encoding probable transcription factor At5g28040, translating to MLPAAAAAMSFPDADVDDDSDDGDFTDAPLIDPTFPNPTSSSAAAAPVPPAAGGGGGGVGSSSGGGGERRPLFQRLWTEEDEIVILRGFAEFTAARGTAFASHQYDTDPFYEDMRGRLQLGFSKSQLVEKLRRLKRKYRNCVSRLRGSGSAFSFRSPHEQAIFEIARNIWRPANKHGREGDSDDEDAAAAAAVTPAAIPVNNTSPNGEVKSPTSGRQRRRRRVADFAAAAAAAPATVPATTNMVQPLHPVQVPVSVPVKMDDMLPALSQTTMPITVTMEGSEPLRLPVMPPQPAILDAEKSCLTPLFKEMVRAVINIGSNPFGAQLPEPPHGLPMEGEKWRKQRILELEVYLKRIELLKDQVKATLEELKSSAPGT from the coding sequence atgctccccgccgccgccgccgccatgtccTTCCCGGACGCCGACGTGGACGACgactccgacgacggcgacttCACCGACGCCCCCCTCATCGACCCCACCTTCCCCAacccgacctcctcctccgccgccgccgcgcccgtgcCCCCCgccgcgggaggaggaggtggaggggtgGGCTCCtcctcgggcggcggcggcgagcggcggcccctGTTCCAGCGGCTCTGgacggaggaggacgagaTCGTGATCCTCCGCGGGTTCGCCGAGTtcaccgccgcccgcggcaCGGCGTTCGCGTCCCACCAGTACGACACCGACCCCTTCTACGAGGACATGCGCGGCCGCCTCCAGCTCGGCTTCTCCAAGAGCCAGCTCGTCGAGAAGCTGCGCCGCCTCAAGCGCAAGTACCGCAACTGCGTCTCCCGCCTCCGCGGCTCCGGCAGCGCCTTCTCCTTCCGCTCCCCGCACGAGCAGGCCATCTTCGAGATCGCGCGCAACATCTGGCGCCCGGCGAATAAGCACGGCCGGGAAGGTGactccgacgacgaggacgctgccgccgccgcagcagtcACCCCAGCGGCCATTCCTGTGAATAACACCAGCCCCAATGGTGAAGTCAAGTCCCCAACCTCCGGGCGGCAGCGACGCCGTAGGCGCGTCGCtgattttgctgctgctgctgccgctgcgccTGCCACTGTTCCGGCCACAACCAACATGGTGCAGCCCCTTCATCCAGTGCAGGTGCCTGTATCAGTGCCCGTCAAGATGGATGACATGCTTCCGGCGCTATCGCAGACTACGATGCCAATTACAGTGACGATGGAGGGGTCAGAACCCCTCAGATTGCCAGTCATGCCTCCTCAGCCGGCTATTTTAGATGCCGAGAAGAGTTGCTTGACGCCTCTGTTTAAGGAGATGGTACGTGCAGTGATAAATATCGGATCAAATCCGTTTGGTGCACAGCTGCCTGAGCCGCCACATGGTTTGCCCATGGAAGGGGAGAAATGGAGGAAGCAGCGTATATTAGAACTGGAGGTATACTTGAAGCGGATCGAGCTGCTCAAGGACCAGGTGAAGGCTACACTTGAGGAGCTTAAGTCCTCCGCACCTGGGACTTGA
- the LOC102703233 gene encoding SWI/SNF-related matrix-associated actin-dependent regulator of chromatin subfamily A-like protein 1 — translation MGRSDSPTKEHSKRSKKAQTSSSPSRAPSLFSLFGKKKSSPLEKSRARMAGLGGGGWGAEYDDDDDWGLSAEQLDQLEQDAYRKLAERKASSSAASTAPATSPLPTRAAHAPGAVPYSPIKNNHPASRVALDSHFAKVESLSPCRLSQPNGLVNAVNNSQGNSSKVSVHLFLHSTCVVAAKFQYNQKLVDAFHKIPKACWNGKERIWMFPPSSLSIAEEVLNAVPGIAVEVQKLDPLVKRALTAALAVKDLQGLYDKIPTDVESKLMPFQREGVRFALQHGARTLIADEMGLGKTLQVYAMASCLHDAWPVLVISPSSLRLHWAFMIQHWLNIPKEDILVVLPQTGGSNKAGYRLVYSNTKGDFHLDGVFNVISYDVVPKIKDMLLKLDFKIVIADESHFMKNALAKRTNASLPVLQKAEYVVLLSGTPALSRPIELFTQLQALNPDVYKSVNEYGNRYCKGGFFGLYQGASNHEELHNLMKATVMIRRLKKDVLSQLPVKRRQQVFLDLSEKEMRHIRALFHELETVKIKIKSSDSKETMDSLKFAQKNLINKIYTDSAEAKIPAVLDYLGTVIEADCKFLIFAHHQPMLEAIHQHLLKKKVKCIRIDGQTPAPVRQTLVTDFQNNDDIKAAVLSIKAGGVGLTLTAASTVIFAELSWTPGDLIQAEDRAHRIGQVSSVNIYYLLANDTVDDIIWDVVQGKLENLGQMLDGQEKTLDVSQSDTRPSPSKQKTLDAYLKRCSNSTEAQPRLKNPRF, via the exons ATGGGCCGTAGTG ACAGTCCGACGAAAGAACACTCGAAGAGGAGCAAAAAGGCACAAACCTCTTCCTCTCCGTCTCGCGCGCCTTCTCTGTTCTCTTTAtttgggaagaaaaaaagCTCACCTTTGGAGAAATCCCGCGCAAGAATGGcgggcctcggcggcggcggctggggcgCGGagtacgacgacgacgacgactgggGGCTGAGCGCGGAGCAGCTCGACCAGCTCGAGCAGGACGCCTACCGCAAGCTCGCCGAGCGCAaggcgtcctcctccgccgcctccaccgccccgGCCACCTCGCCGCTCCCCACCCGCGCCGCCCACGCGCCGGGGGCCGTTCCCTATTCGCCGATCAAGAATAACCACCCAGCATCCAGGGTTGCCCTGGATTCTCACTTCGCCAAG GTAGAATCACTTTCTCCTTGCCGGCTTAGTCAACCAAATGGATTGGTAAATGCAG TTAATAATAGTCAGGGCAATTCGTCTAAGGTATCTGTACATCTTTTCCTTCATTCTACTTGTGTGGTCGCAGCGAAGTTCCAGTACAACCAG AAACTTGTGGATGCATTTCACAAGATCCCCAAAGCCTGCTGGAACGGGAAGGAGAG GATATGGATGTTCCCGCCATCATCTTTATCAATCGCAGAGGAAGTTCTTAACGCCGTACCTGGAATAGCTGTTGAG GTCCAAAAATTGGATCCGCTGGTCAAGCGTGccttaactgctgctttagcTGTCAAAGATCTTCAAG GTTTGTATGACAAGATTCCAACTGATGTTGAGTCAAAGCTTATGCCGTTTCAGCGTGAAGGTGTCAG GTTTGCTTTACAACATGGTGCTCGGACTCTGATAGCAGATGAAATGGGTCTTGGCAAGACATTACAGGTATAC GCAATGGCTTCTTGCCTTCATGACGCCTGGCCAGTTCTTGTAATTTCTCCATCATCCTTGCGACTACATTGGGCTTTT ATGATTCAGCATTGGCTTAATATCCCCAAAGAAGATATCTTG GTGGTGCTACCACAAACTGGAGGATCAAATAAGGCAGGATACAGATTAGTATATTCAAATACTAAAGGAGATTTTCACCTGGATGGTGTGTTCAACGTGATATCTTATGATGTAGTCCCCAAGATAAAAGACATGCTTCTGAAGTTGGATTTTAAG ATAGTTATAGCTGATGAATCACACTTTATGAAGAATGCTCTAGCGAAGAGAACAAATGCTTCACTTCCTGTTCTGCAG AAAGCTGAATATGTGGTTTTGCTAAGTGGCACCCCTGCGTTATCTCGTCCGATTGAGCTGTTTACTCAG CTCCAGGCATTGAACCCAGATGTTTACAAGAGTGTTAATGAGTATGGTAATAGATATTGCAAAGGT GGCTTCTTTGGGCTGTATCAAGGTGCTAGCAATCACGAAGAGCTTCATAACTTGATGAAAGCAACTGTCATGATACGCAGGTTGAAGAAAGATGTTCTTTCACAGTTGCCTGTTAAACGCAGACAACAG GTCTTTCTGGATTTAAGTGAAAAAGAGATGAGACATATCCGTGCTCTGTTTCATGAg TTGGAGACTGTGAAGATCAAAATCAAGTCCTCCGACTCTAAGGAGACGATGGACTCCCTCAAATTTGCTCAAAAGAATCTTATTAACAAG ATCTACACCGATTCAGCTGAAGCCAAAATTCCAGCAGTGCTAGATTACCTTGGTACTGTAATTGAG gctgattgcaaatttttaatatttgcacATCATCAACCTATGCTTGAAGCTATTCACCAACATCTCTTG aaaaagaaagttaAGTGCATAAGAATTGATGGCCAAACACCTGCACCTGTAAGACAAACTTTAGTCACAGATTTCCAGAATAATGATGACATCAAGGCAGCAGTG TTATCCATAAAAGCCGGAGGAGTTGGGTTAACTTTGACAGCAGCAAGTACAGTAATCTTTGCTGAGTTATCATGGACTCCAGGTGACCTTATTCAAGCCGAAGACCGTGCCCACCGGATTGGTCAG gtTTCTTCAGTGAACATATATTACCTTCTTGCAAATGACACCGTGGATGATATTATATG GGATGTTGTGCAAGGGAAACTTGAGAATTTGGGACag ATGCTGGACGGTCAGGAGAAAACACTGGACGTGTCCCAGAGCGACACCAGGCCGAGCCCCTCCAAGCAGAAGACGCTCGACGCCTACCTCAAGCGTTGCAGCAACTCCACAGAAGCTCAGCCCAGGCTCAAGAACCCTAGGTTCTGA
- the LOC102702957 gene encoding H/ACA ribonucleoprotein complex subunit 4-like, protein MSSPPPAAAAASPSSELTKSKKKKSKSKDADAVSAPPPSLAEAEAKTDGYIIKPQSLVPSLDTSTWPLLLKNYDRLNVRTGHYTPLPSGHSPLKRPIAEYLRYGVINLDKPSNPSSHEVVAWIKRLLRVEKTGHSGTLDPKVTGNLIVCVDRATRLVKSQQGAGKEYVCVARFHAAVPETARVARALEALTGAVFQRPPLISAVKRQLRVRTIYESKLLEHDPDRHLAVFWISCEAGTYVRTLCVHLGLLLGVGAHMQELRRVRSGILGEQDNMVTMHDVMDARWAMDNYNDESYLRRIVMPLEVLLTSYKRLVVKDSAVNAICYGAKLMIPGLLRFENDVEVGEEVVLMTTKGEAIAIGIAEMTTAVMATCDHGAVAKIKRVVMDRDTYPRKWGLGPVALKKKKMVAEGLLDKHGKPNEKTPAEWLRNVALPTGGDAMIASIAAAPEEAKVKAEPDVVVTEEVKEKKKKKKHKDEEDASDEGRKRKIEDDDAAASVPVKKIKVEESAEEVEGEKSEKKKKKKKDKSEQGSGDADLKEEKGNLSDEEKGGSEKKKKKKKSKEGGDVVDPESAANGDGTDAEKSAKKKEKKKKKSRDTEEA, encoded by the coding sequence AtgtcgtccccgccgccggccgccgccgccgcgtcccccTCCTCCGAGCTGACCAagtccaagaagaagaagagcaagtCCAaggacgccgacgccgtctccgccccgccgccgtcgctcgccgaggcggaggcgaagacGGACGGCTACATCATCAAGCCGCAGTCGCTGGTGCCGTCGCTGGACACCTCCACCTGGCCGCTCCTCCTCAAGAACTACGACCGCCTCAACGTCCGCACCGGCCACTAcaccccgctcccctccggcCACTCGCCGCTCAAGCGCCCCATCGCCGAGTACCTCCGCTACGGCGTCATTAATCTCGACAAGCCCTCCAACCCCTCGTCGCACGAGGTCGTCGCCTGGATCAagcgcctcctccgcgtcgagAAGACCGGCCACAGCGGCACCCTCGACCCCAAGGTCACCGGCAACCTCATCGTCTGCGTCGACCGCGCCACCCGCCTCGTCAAGTCGCAGCAGGGCGCCGGCAAGGAGTACGTCTGCGTCGCCCGcttccacgccgccgtccccgagaccgcccgcgtcgcgcgcgccctcgaggcgctcaccggcgccgTCTTCCAGCGCCCGCCCCTCATCTCCGCCGTCAAGCGCCAGCTCAGGGTCCGCACCATCTACGAGAGCAAGCTCCTCGAGCACGACCCCGaccgccacctcgccgtctTCTGGATCTCCTGCGAGGCCGGGACCTACGTCCGCACGCTCTGCGTGCACCTTGGCCTGctgctcggcgtcggcgcccaTATGCAGGAGCTGCGCCGCGTCCGCTCCGGCATTCTTGGGGAGCAGGACAACATGGTCACCATGCACGATGTCATGGACGCGAGGTGGGCGATGGACAACTACAACGACGAGTCCTACCTGAGGCGCATTGTCATGCCTCTCGAGGTATTGCTCACTAGCTACAAGAGGCTTGTTGTTAAGGACTCCGCTGTTAATGCTATCTGCTACGGCGCTAAGCTTATGATCCCCGGGTTGCTCCGGTTCGAGAATGACGTCGAGGTCGGGGAGGAGGTGGTTCTCATGACCACAAAAGGGGAGGCCATCGCTATTGGCATCGCCGAGATGACCACCGCTGTTATGGCTACCTGTGATCACGGCGCGGTGGCGAAGATCAAGAGGGTGGTGATGGACAGAGACACGTATCCGAGGAAGTGGGGGCTTGGCCCTGTTGCGctcaagaagaaaaagatggtcGCGGAGGGGTTGCTGGATAAGCATGGGAAGCCAAACGAGAAGACCCCGGCTGAGTGGCTCCGCAATGTGGCGCTTCCTACTGGTGGTGATGCGATGATTGCTAGCATTGCAGCTGCTCCTGAAGAGGCGAAGGTTAAGGCGGAGCCGGATGTGGTTGTGACTGAAGAGgtcaaggagaagaagaagaagaagaagcacaagGATGAGGAGGATGCTTCTGATGAAGGCCGCAAGAGGAAGATTGAAGATGACGACGCGGCTGCTTCTGTGCCTGTAAAGAAGATCAAGGTTGAAGAGAGTGCTGAAGAGGTAGAAGGGGAGAAGagcgagaagaagaagaagaaaaagaaagacaagAGTGAACAAGGATCAGGCGACGCAGACTTGAAGGAAGAGAAGGGTAATCTATCTGATGAGGAGAAGGGTGGCagtgagaagaaaaagaaaaagaagaagagcaagGAAGGAGGTGATGTTGTGGATCCAGAGAGCGCGGCAAATGGAGACGGCACTGACGCTGAGAAAAGTGccaagaaaaaggagaagaaaaagaagaagagtcGAGATACAGAGGAGGCATAA
- the LOC102702398 gene encoding cytochrome P450 709B2-like: MGSAWALAAAAVAVLAAACLLNAVARLVWRPRAVAAALHRQGVRGPGYRLFVGSLGEIKRLRAAATVALDASSHDFIPFVQPQFRHWIPLYGRVFLCWFGSTPEICVGDVGLAKRVLSDRTGLFPKNVTSPVLLKLLGNGLVLANGDEWQRHKKVVHPAFNTDKLKTMTATMAGCARSMVARWEEEVASHGGRAVIELSGQFEEVTADVISHTAFGSSYAEGKQVFMALRELQFITFSTLLSVQIPGSRYFPTKKNLRVWMLDKKVRSTLMEIINNRLAAKEKAGGYGDDLLGLMLEASAPAPPEHGESRAPLLSMGEIIDECKTFFFAGQETTSHLLTWTMFLLSTHPEWQEKLRQEAVRECGCGGGDRLPTYDMLCKLKLMNLFLLETLRLYSPVPLIRRRTRAPVEMGGFTAPAGAILTLPIATMHRDEEVWGTDAGVFDPTRFDGAAGRRGGKKAALLSFSLGPRACIGQSFAMVETKAAVAAILRRFRLALSPEYVHAPTDVITLRPKHGLPMIVTSVHT; the protein is encoded by the exons ATGGGCAGCGCGtgggcgctcgccgccgcggccgtagCCGTGCTAGCGGCGGCGTGCCTGCTCAACGCGGTAGCGCGCCTCGTGTGgcggccgcgcgccgtcgccgcggcgctgCACCGGCAGGGCGTGCGCGGGCCGGGGTACAGGCTGTTCGTCGGGAGCCTCGGCGAGATCAAGaggctccgcgccgccgccaccgtcgcgctCGACGCCTCCTCCCACGACTTCATCCCCTTCGTCCAGCCGCAGTTCCGCCATTGGATCCCCCTCTACG GGCGAGTGTTCCTGTGCTGGTTTGGATCGACGCCGGAAATCTGCGTGGGCGACGTCGGCTTGGCGAAGCGGGTGCTCTCGGACAGGACGGGGCTGTTCCCCAAGAACGTCACGAGCCCGGTGCTGCTCAAGCTGCTCGGCAACGGGCTCGTGCTGGCCAACGGCGACGAGTGGCAGCGCCACAAGAAGGTCGTCCACCCCGCCTTCAACACGGACAAGCTCAAG ACGATGACCGCGACAATGGCCGGCTGCGCGCGGTCGATGGTGGCgaggtgggaggaggaggtggccagCCATGGCGGGCGGGCGGTGATCGAGCTGAGCGGCCAGTTCGAGGAGGTGACTGCAGATGTGATCTCTCACACGGCGTTCGGGAGCAGCTACGCGGAGGGGAAGCAGGTTTTCATGGCGCTCAGAGAGCTCCAGTTCATCACCTTCTCCACCCTCCTCAGCGTCCAAATCCCGGGCTCCAG GTATTTTCCCACCAAGAAAAATCTGAGAGTGTGGATGCTGGACAAGAAGGTGAGGAGCACGCTGATGGAGATCATCAACAACAGGCTCGCCGCGAAGGAGAAGGCCGGCGGCTACGGCGACGACCTGCTTGGGCTGATGCTGGAGgcctccgcgccggcgccgccggagcacGGGGAGAGCCGGGCGCCGCTGCTGAGCATGGGCGAGATCATCGACGAGTGCAAGACCTTCTTCTTCGCGGGGCAGGAGACCACCTCGCACCTCCTCACCTGGACCATGTTCTTGCTGAGCACGCACCCGGAATGGCAGGAGAAGCTCCGGCAAGAGGCGGTGAGAGAGTGCggctgcggtggcggcgaccggctccCCACCTACGACATGCTCTGCAAGCTGAAGCTG ATGAACCTGTTCTTGCTGGAGACGCTGCGGCTGTACAGCCCGGTGCCGCTGATCCGGAGGAGGACGCGAGCTCCCGTCGAGATGGGCGGCttcacggcgccggcgggcgcgATCCTGACGCTCCCGATCGCGACGATGCACCGCGACGAGGAGGTCTGGGGCACCGACGCCGGCGTGTTCGACCCGACGAGgttcgacggcgccgccggccgccgcggcggcaagAAGGCCGCGCTGCTGTCCTTCTCCCTGGGCCCGAGGGCGTGCATCGGGCAGAGCTTCGCCATGGTCGAGACCAaggccgccgtcgcggcgaTCCTCCGGCGGTTCAGGCTGGCGCTCTCGCCGGAGTACGTGCACGCGCCGACCGACGTCATCACGCTCCGGCCCAAGCACGGGCTCCCCATGATCGTGACGAGCGTCCACACCTGA
- the LOC107304571 gene encoding pentatricopeptide repeat-containing protein At4g33990-like: protein MLAAVKGKLRSRPRLPPPLAVPPTAPTPSPAATARRGSHAAASSAVSHASLLLRMQSCSSFEEARKLHAVVLVGGHRYGTVLVAQLVRMYAKLGEVGQALRVFDGMPRRNSFAWNAVIKGLVDAGRFSDALEMFWEMVNDGSVAADGFTYPPVIKACAMLGAVEEGMKVQEIVEADISRGNARHNVFVQCALVDMFAKCGCFEEARNVFESMQVRDLASWTAMIGGAVHADDWLDVVNLFNHMRSEGFGVDSVIAATVISACGRAGELQVGTALHGCAVKSGVSGDLCVSNALIDMYCKCGYIEMADCLFWSTNSKDVVSWSSLIAGYSQNGMNNVSVSLFCEMISSGINPNSSTLASILPCLSELKLIRNGKEIHCFSLRHGLERSVFVVSALIDLYSRQGLIMVARTVFWLMPDKDLAIWNSMVAGYALNGYSDSAFCTFRSLQKVGFRPDHVTVVSVLPLCNRQYMLIQGKELHAYVVKHCISSVCSVSNALIDMYCNCGFLEVAKEVFQLMTERNTVTFNILISSFGKHSHEDQALLFFDLMKRDRITPDKVTFVALLSCCSHAGLIDKGLHLYHSMLQDYNISPEKEHYSCIVDLYSRYGKLDEAWCFISNMAEEPEIDILGGLLGACRVHNRMDIAELVGKRIFEQNPNDPGYHILLSNIYADAGMWSDVTRIRNMIQERNLTKETGNSFT, encoded by the coding sequence atgctcgccgccgtcaaggGGAAGCTCAGATCGCGGCCGCGATtacctcctcctctcgccgtCCCGCCGACGGCTCCCACTCCCTCTCCCGCCGCTACAGCTCGCCGCGGTTCTCATGCCGCTGCCTCGTCGGCCGTCTCCCACGCGTCGCTCCTCCTCCGGATGCAGTCGTGCTCCTCTTTCGAGGAGGCTCGGAAGCTCCACGCGGTGGTCCTCGTCGGCGGGCACCGCTACGGCACCGTCCTCGTCGCGCAGTTGGTGCGTATGTACGCGAAGCTTGGGGAGGTTGGGCAGGCGCTCAGAGTGTTCGACGGAATGCCGAGGAGGAACTCCTTCGCGTGGAACGCTGTGATCAAGGGACTTGTTGACGCTGGTAGGTTCTCGGACGCACTGGAGATGTTTTGGGAGATGGTCAATGATGGCTCGGTTGCGGCAGATGGTTTCACATACCCGCCCGTCATCAAGGCATGTGCGATGCTTGGAGCTGTTGAGGAGGGGATGAAAGTACAAGAGATCGTGGAGGCTGACATTTCCAGGGGTAATGCGAGGCACAACGTGTTTGTGCAGTGCGCGCTTGTGGATATGTTTGCCAAATGCGGGTGCTTTGAGGAAGCAAGGAATGTTTTTGAAAGCATGCAAGTGAGGGATTTGGCTTCATGGACGGCGATGATTGGAGGGGCTGTGCATGCAGATGATTGGCTCGATGTGGTGAATTTGTTCAATCACATGAGATCAGAAGGGTTTGGGGTTGACTCTGTGATTGCTGCAACTGTTATTTCAGCCTGTGGGAGAGCAGGTGAATTGCAGGTTGGGACTGCATTGCATGGATGTGCTGTGAAGAGCGGAGTAAGTGGTGATTTGTGTGTTTCCAACGCCTTGATAGATATGTACTGCAAATGTGGTTACATAGAGATGGCTGATTGTCTTTTCTGGTCTACAAATTCCAAGGATGTTGTCTCCTGGAGTAGTTTGATTGCAGGGTATTCGCAAAATGGAATGAATAATGTGAGTGTCAGTTTGTTCTGTGAAATGATTTCTTCAGGGATAAATCCAAATTCCAGTACTCTAGCAAGCATACTTCCTTGTCTTTCTGAGCTGAAGCTAATCAGGAATGGAAAAGAAATCCATTGCTTCTCTTTAAGACATGGACTTGAGAGAAGTGTGTTTGTAGTGAGTGCACTTATAGACTTGTACAGCAGACAGGGATTGATAATGGTGGCACGGACTGTATTTTGGCTTATGCCTGATAAAGATTTAGCCATTTGGAACTCAATGGTTGCAGGATATGCTCTGAATGGGTATTCAGACTCTGCATTCTGCACGTTTAGGTCATTACAGAAAGTGGGTTTTAGACCTGATCATGTGACTGTTGTTTCAGTTCTTCCTTTATGCAATCGACAGTATATGCTCATCCAGGGTAAGGAACTACATGCATATGTTGTCAAACACTGTATTAGCTCAGTCTGCTCAGTTAGTAATGCACTTATAGATATGTACTGCAATTGTGGTTTCCTAGAAGTAGCTAAAGAGGTTTTTCAACTGATGACAGAACGCAATACGGTTACATTTAACATACTGATCTCTTCTTTTGGAAAGCATAGCCATGAAGATCAAGCCCTATTGTTTTTTGATCTAATGAAGAGAGATAGAATTACTCCAGATAAAGTGACTTTTGTGGCACTACTATCTTGTTGTAGCCATGCTGGTCTTATTGACAAGGGCTTGCACTTATATCATTCCATGCTACAAGACTACAATATTTCTCCAGAGAAGGAGCACTACTCATGCATTGTCGACCTTTATAGCAGATATGGGAAGCTTGATGAAGCTTGGTGTTTCATTTCAAATATGGCAGAAGAGCCAGAAATCGATATTCTTGGAGGGCTGTTGGGAGCATGTAGAGTGCATAATAGAATGGACATTGCTGAGCTGGTTGGGAAAAGAATATTTGAGCAAAATCCCAATGATCCTGGCTATCACATTCTGCTTTCTAATATCTACGCTGATGCTGGAATGTGGTCTGATGTGACAAGGATAAGAAATATGATACAAGAGAGAAATTTGACAAAGGAAACGGGAAATAGCTTTACCTAA